A portion of the Corynebacterium occultum genome contains these proteins:
- a CDS encoding cupin domain-containing protein: METPEKTLTTGRTRDNTGKPIEGTGFNYTPGGRVAEALAARISPIYSHPTHGEWGMKLVDPSENGGEYLRGIGVFREGQPWLAAHYHPDYEEHFEILEGTFAFRLDRTVYNFGPGEKAAVPKGVLHTFRYTGRGFGSFLIEARPGGRFAEFIPIYYGLAHDGKFSKSGAPQLLPAMLMTRELEGDTVFPSPPPRITRPLARVLGPLASRRGYRELFDLYRTDEFWEKRVEQP, translated from the coding sequence ATGGAAACTCCCGAGAAAACACTGACCACCGGAAGAACCCGCGACAACACCGGAAAACCCATCGAGGGCACCGGTTTCAACTACACGCCGGGAGGTCGCGTGGCCGAGGCCCTGGCAGCCCGGATCAGCCCCATCTACTCCCACCCCACCCACGGGGAGTGGGGTATGAAACTGGTCGATCCCAGTGAAAACGGCGGTGAGTATCTGCGGGGCATAGGGGTGTTCCGGGAGGGCCAGCCCTGGTTGGCGGCGCACTATCACCCCGACTATGAAGAGCACTTCGAGATCCTGGAGGGCACCTTCGCCTTCCGGTTGGACAGGACGGTGTACAACTTCGGACCAGGGGAGAAGGCAGCGGTCCCCAAGGGGGTGCTGCACACCTTCCGCTACACCGGCAGGGGATTCGGGTCCTTCCTCATCGAGGCCCGGCCGGGGGGACGTTTCGCCGAGTTCATCCCCATCTATTATGGCCTGGCCCATGACGGGAAGTTCTCCAAGTCCGGGGCGCCGCAGCTCCTCCCGGCGATGCTCATGACCAGGGAGCTCGAGGGTGACACCGTCTTTCCCTCGCCGCCGCCGCGGATCACCCGTCCCCTGGCCAGGGTCCTGGGCCCCCTCGCCAGTCGGCGTGGCTACCGGGAACTCTTCGACCTCTACCGCACGGATGAGTTCTGGGAGAAGCGGGTGGAACAACCCTGA
- a CDS encoding helix-turn-helix transcriptional regulator — MARNPQQQKLADIIAIRRVRDRIDREYDRPLNVGELARGAYMSAGHLSREFKRIYGEPPYSYLMTRRIERAKTLLRRGDLSVTEVCFAVGSASLGTFSTRFSELVGVSPSVYQQGHGGEAAGLPPCVTRQVSRPVRNQEAKGSATP, encoded by the coding sequence ATGGCAAGAAATCCCCAGCAGCAGAAGCTGGCTGACATCATCGCGATCCGGCGGGTCCGGGACCGGATCGACCGGGAATACGACCGCCCTCTGAATGTGGGGGAACTGGCCCGCGGGGCCTATATGTCGGCTGGGCATCTGAGTCGGGAGTTCAAGCGGATCTATGGGGAACCGCCTTATTCCTATTTGATGACCCGGCGGATTGAGCGCGCCAAGACCCTGCTGCGCCGGGGTGATCTCAGTGTCACGGAGGTGTGCTTCGCGGTGGGTTCGGCTTCCCTGGGCACTTTCAGCACCCGTTTTTCGGAGTTGGTCGGGGTCTCCCCCAGTGTCTACCAGCAGGGGCATGGCGGGGAGGCGGCGGGACTTCCACCCTGTGTGACCCGCCAGGTGAGCAGACCGGTCAGGAATCAAGAAGCAAAGGGCTCCGCCACGCCCTAA
- a CDS encoding VOC family protein yields MDIKISNSFLPHTDPEASLTFYRDVLGFEVRLDVGYEDMRWITVGPVGQPDTAIVLQPPAVDPGITEPEKQVIAELIAKGVYAGVILSTDDLDGYFEQVSAAGAEIIQEPMTQDYGVRDFALRDPAGNIIRINQAS; encoded by the coding sequence ATGGACATCAAGATTTCGAATTCATTCCTTCCCCACACCGATCCCGAGGCCTCCCTGACCTTCTACCGTGATGTACTCGGTTTCGAGGTTCGTCTGGATGTGGGTTATGAAGACATGCGGTGGATCACCGTCGGTCCCGTTGGCCAGCCGGACACCGCCATCGTGCTGCAACCCCCGGCGGTGGACCCGGGGATCACCGAGCCGGAAAAGCAGGTGATCGCGGAACTGATCGCCAAGGGAGTCTATGCCGGGGTCATCCTGAGCACCGATGATCTGGACGGCTATTTCGAACAGGTCTCAGCCGCCGGTGCGGAGATCATCCAGGAGCCGATGACCCAGGACTACGGGGTACGTGATTTCGCGCTCCGGGACCCCGCCGGCAATATCATCCGCATCAACCAGGCCAGCTGA